In Capsicum annuum cultivar UCD-10X-F1 chromosome 11, UCD10Xv1.1, whole genome shotgun sequence, one genomic interval encodes:
- the LOC107856729 gene encoding LEAF RUST 10 DISEASE-RESISTANCE LOCUS RECEPTOR-LIKE PROTEIN KINASE-like 1.1 isoform X1 encodes MALACFSVMLFMLHVVIFNLVKVESTYCPKEFNCSRLGSMSYPFSEFSKPYCGLSKIDCNNSLLYPKVELEGVSYNAYKKWLWVNGIDLSDSILEGYLASRSCKSFERNLLFPNTPSVSFGVFNNISLIKCMNDSTSSSSNEEIGDYFRRYENYSCDGFDVYYHKPRSGRGYSIPTGDDLPANCSIIRLPMKYIPPAEPVPGDLFELLSSNFTLDWEVSKDCSKCFYREGQCQSDSKNEFFCSKAAKRNLGLILGIVLGGFSIIAISIAINIICCCKKGNRRFSNVLPRSTPSEPSTRSCDLDSGFFGVPIFSYAELQQATMNFDSSRELGDGGYGTVYYGKLQDGREVAVKRLYDHNARRKEQFVTEIEILTRLRHKNLVTLYGCTSRLSDQLLLVYEYVPNGTVADHLHGHKVKDGSLTWPIRMKIAVEAATALAYLHASDIIHRDVKSNNILLDQNFCVKVGDFGLSRLHQTDISHISTAPQGTPGYVDPKYHECYQLTDKSDVYSFGVVLVELLSSMPAVDFSRRNEEINLSNYAINRILRCAFDELIDPSLGFQSDAEVRRMTTSVAEISFRCLQHDKDMRPTMVEVLETLQEIQHGEFKHDEKTDCDDNTKESVQVPLSPESEVDTLLKKLNKFPTSPISVTQVWISGSSTSATST; translated from the exons ATGGCTTTAGCCTGTTTTTCTGTTATGTTGTTTATGTTACATGTTGTTATCTTCAACTTAGTTAAAGTTGAAAGTACATATTGTCCAAAAGAGTTTAATTGTAGTAGACTTGGCAgtatgagttatcctttttcagaATTCAGTAAGCCATATTGTGGATTATCTAAGATTGATTGTAACAACAGTTTACTATATCCAAAAGTTGAGCTTGAAGGGGTGTCATACAATGCATACAAAAAATGGCTATGGGTTAATGGTATCGATCTATCGGACTCGATTCTTGAAGGTTATTTGGCTAGTAGAAGTTGCAAGTCTTTCGAAAGGAACTTGTTGTTTCCTAATACACCTTCAGTATCATTTGGTGTATTCAACAATATCAGTTTGATCAAATGCATGAATGATAGtactagtagtagtagtaatgaGGAGATAGGTGATTATTTTCGACGTTATGAGAATTACTCTTGTGATGGATTTGATGTGTACTATCATAAACCAAGATCAGGTAGAGGTTATAGTATTCCTACTGGTGATGATCTTCCTGCAAACTGCTCGATTATTCGATTGCCGATGAAGTATATTCCACCTGCAGAACCAGTTCCTGGTGATTTGTTTGAGTTGTTAAGTTCTAATTTTACATTAGATTGGGAAGTTTCTAAAGATTGTTCCAAGTGTTTTTATAGAGAAGGGCAATGCCAAAGTGACAGCAAAAATGAGTTCTTTTGCTCTAAAG CAGCAAAAAGAAACTTGGGGCTGATTCTAGGCATAG TGCTTGGTGGTTTTTCGATCATAGCAATCAGCATAGCGATCAATATAATCTGCTGTTGCAAGAAAGGTAATCGAAGATTTTCTAACGTTCTTCCAAGAAGCACCCCTTCAGAGCCCTCAACACGAAGCTGCGATTTAGACAGCGGGTTCTTTGGGGTTCCCATCTTCTCTTATGCTGAACTACAACAAGctaccatgaattttgattcCTCCCGAGAACTCGGGGATGGAGGATATGGAACAGTATACTACG GGAAACTTCAGGATGGGAGAGAAGTTGCCGTAAAACGCCTATACGACCACAATGCTAGGAGAAAGGAGCAGTTTGTAACTGAGATTGAAATTCTAACAAGGCTAAGGCACAAAAATCTTGTTACGCTTTATGGTTGCACGTCTAGACTCAGCGACCAACTCCTACTTGTATACGAGTATGTCCCTAATGGAACGGTAGCTGATCATTTGCACGGTCATAAGGTGAAGGATGGTTCGCTCACCTGGCCTATCCGGATGAAAATTGCTGTTGAAGCTGCCACTGCTCTGGCATATCTGCACGCTTCTGATATAATCCACCGCGATGTAAAGAGTAACAACATACTACTTGATCAAAACTTCTGTGTCAAAGTCGGAGATTTTGGACTTTCAAGACTTCATCAAACTGATATTTCTCACATATCAACTGCACCTCAAGGTACCCCTGGATACGTCGATCCAAAGTACCACGAATGTTACCAGCTTACTGATAAAAGTGATGTTTATAGCTTTGGGGTAGTCCTTGTTGAGCTGCTATCATCCATGCCTGCAGTGGACTTCAGTAGACGTAACGAAGAGATAAACTTGTCTAACTACGCAATAAACAGGATTTTAAGGTGTGCATTCGACGAGTTGATAGACCCGTCCCTTGGTTTTCAGTCTGATGCAGAAGTTAGAAGGATGACTACTTCAGTAGCCGAGATATCATTCCGATGCTTGCAACATGACAAGGACATGAGGCCTACAATGGTTGAAGTACTAGAAACATTGCAAGAAATTCAACATGGTGAGTTTAAACATGATGAGAAAACGGATTGCGATGACAATACTAAAGAGAGTGTACAAGTCCCTCTTTCACCTGAATCAGAAGTAGATACATTATTAAAGAAACTCAACAAGTTTCCAACTTCACCGATTTCTGTAACTCAAGTGTGGATTAGTGGCTCTAGCACAAGTGCCACTAGTACATGA
- the LOC107856729 gene encoding LEAF RUST 10 DISEASE-RESISTANCE LOCUS RECEPTOR-LIKE PROTEIN KINASE-like 1.1 isoform X2 translates to MALACFSVMLFMLHVVIFNLVKVESTYCPKEFNCSRLGSMSYPFSEFSKPYCGLSKIDCNNSLLYPKVELEGVSYNAYKKWLWVNGIDLSDSILEGYLASRSCKSFERNLLFPNTPSVSFGVFNNISLIKCMNDSTSSSSNEEIGDYFRRYENYSCDGFDVYYHKPRSGRGYSIPTGDDLPANCSIIRLPMKYIPPAEPVPGDLFELLSSNFTLDWEVSKDCSKCFYREGQCQSDSKNEFFCSKAKRNLGLILGIVLGGFSIIAISIAINIICCCKKGNRRFSNVLPRSTPSEPSTRSCDLDSGFFGVPIFSYAELQQATMNFDSSRELGDGGYGTVYYGKLQDGREVAVKRLYDHNARRKEQFVTEIEILTRLRHKNLVTLYGCTSRLSDQLLLVYEYVPNGTVADHLHGHKVKDGSLTWPIRMKIAVEAATALAYLHASDIIHRDVKSNNILLDQNFCVKVGDFGLSRLHQTDISHISTAPQGTPGYVDPKYHECYQLTDKSDVYSFGVVLVELLSSMPAVDFSRRNEEINLSNYAINRILRCAFDELIDPSLGFQSDAEVRRMTTSVAEISFRCLQHDKDMRPTMVEVLETLQEIQHGEFKHDEKTDCDDNTKESVQVPLSPESEVDTLLKKLNKFPTSPISVTQVWISGSSTSATST, encoded by the exons ATGGCTTTAGCCTGTTTTTCTGTTATGTTGTTTATGTTACATGTTGTTATCTTCAACTTAGTTAAAGTTGAAAGTACATATTGTCCAAAAGAGTTTAATTGTAGTAGACTTGGCAgtatgagttatcctttttcagaATTCAGTAAGCCATATTGTGGATTATCTAAGATTGATTGTAACAACAGTTTACTATATCCAAAAGTTGAGCTTGAAGGGGTGTCATACAATGCATACAAAAAATGGCTATGGGTTAATGGTATCGATCTATCGGACTCGATTCTTGAAGGTTATTTGGCTAGTAGAAGTTGCAAGTCTTTCGAAAGGAACTTGTTGTTTCCTAATACACCTTCAGTATCATTTGGTGTATTCAACAATATCAGTTTGATCAAATGCATGAATGATAGtactagtagtagtagtaatgaGGAGATAGGTGATTATTTTCGACGTTATGAGAATTACTCTTGTGATGGATTTGATGTGTACTATCATAAACCAAGATCAGGTAGAGGTTATAGTATTCCTACTGGTGATGATCTTCCTGCAAACTGCTCGATTATTCGATTGCCGATGAAGTATATTCCACCTGCAGAACCAGTTCCTGGTGATTTGTTTGAGTTGTTAAGTTCTAATTTTACATTAGATTGGGAAGTTTCTAAAGATTGTTCCAAGTGTTTTTATAGAGAAGGGCAATGCCAAAGTGACAGCAAAAATGAGTTCTTTTGCTCTAAAG CAAAAAGAAACTTGGGGCTGATTCTAGGCATAG TGCTTGGTGGTTTTTCGATCATAGCAATCAGCATAGCGATCAATATAATCTGCTGTTGCAAGAAAGGTAATCGAAGATTTTCTAACGTTCTTCCAAGAAGCACCCCTTCAGAGCCCTCAACACGAAGCTGCGATTTAGACAGCGGGTTCTTTGGGGTTCCCATCTTCTCTTATGCTGAACTACAACAAGctaccatgaattttgattcCTCCCGAGAACTCGGGGATGGAGGATATGGAACAGTATACTACG GGAAACTTCAGGATGGGAGAGAAGTTGCCGTAAAACGCCTATACGACCACAATGCTAGGAGAAAGGAGCAGTTTGTAACTGAGATTGAAATTCTAACAAGGCTAAGGCACAAAAATCTTGTTACGCTTTATGGTTGCACGTCTAGACTCAGCGACCAACTCCTACTTGTATACGAGTATGTCCCTAATGGAACGGTAGCTGATCATTTGCACGGTCATAAGGTGAAGGATGGTTCGCTCACCTGGCCTATCCGGATGAAAATTGCTGTTGAAGCTGCCACTGCTCTGGCATATCTGCACGCTTCTGATATAATCCACCGCGATGTAAAGAGTAACAACATACTACTTGATCAAAACTTCTGTGTCAAAGTCGGAGATTTTGGACTTTCAAGACTTCATCAAACTGATATTTCTCACATATCAACTGCACCTCAAGGTACCCCTGGATACGTCGATCCAAAGTACCACGAATGTTACCAGCTTACTGATAAAAGTGATGTTTATAGCTTTGGGGTAGTCCTTGTTGAGCTGCTATCATCCATGCCTGCAGTGGACTTCAGTAGACGTAACGAAGAGATAAACTTGTCTAACTACGCAATAAACAGGATTTTAAGGTGTGCATTCGACGAGTTGATAGACCCGTCCCTTGGTTTTCAGTCTGATGCAGAAGTTAGAAGGATGACTACTTCAGTAGCCGAGATATCATTCCGATGCTTGCAACATGACAAGGACATGAGGCCTACAATGGTTGAAGTACTAGAAACATTGCAAGAAATTCAACATGGTGAGTTTAAACATGATGAGAAAACGGATTGCGATGACAATACTAAAGAGAGTGTACAAGTCCCTCTTTCACCTGAATCAGAAGTAGATACATTATTAAAGAAACTCAACAAGTTTCCAACTTCACCGATTTCTGTAACTCAAGTGTGGATTAGTGGCTCTAGCACAAGTGCCACTAGTACATGA
- the LOC107856729 gene encoding LEAF RUST 10 DISEASE-RESISTANCE LOCUS RECEPTOR-LIKE PROTEIN KINASE-like 1.1 isoform X3: protein MALACFSVMLFMLHVVIFNLVKVESTYCPKEFNCSRLGSMSYPFSEFSKPYCGLSKIDCNNSLLYPKVELEGVSYNAYKKWLWVNGIDLSDSILEGYLASRSCKSFERNLLFPNTPSVSFGVFNNISLIKCMNDSTSSSSNEEIGDYFRRYENYSCDGFDVYYHKPRSGRGYSIPTGDDLPANCSIIRLPMKYIPPAEPVPGDLFELLSSNFTLDWEVSKDCSKCFYREGQCQSDSKNEFFCSKVLGGFSIIAISIAINIICCCKKGNRRFSNVLPRSTPSEPSTRSCDLDSGFFGVPIFSYAELQQATMNFDSSRELGDGGYGTVYYGKLQDGREVAVKRLYDHNARRKEQFVTEIEILTRLRHKNLVTLYGCTSRLSDQLLLVYEYVPNGTVADHLHGHKVKDGSLTWPIRMKIAVEAATALAYLHASDIIHRDVKSNNILLDQNFCVKVGDFGLSRLHQTDISHISTAPQGTPGYVDPKYHECYQLTDKSDVYSFGVVLVELLSSMPAVDFSRRNEEINLSNYAINRILRCAFDELIDPSLGFQSDAEVRRMTTSVAEISFRCLQHDKDMRPTMVEVLETLQEIQHGEFKHDEKTDCDDNTKESVQVPLSPESEVDTLLKKLNKFPTSPISVTQVWISGSSTSATST, encoded by the exons ATGGCTTTAGCCTGTTTTTCTGTTATGTTGTTTATGTTACATGTTGTTATCTTCAACTTAGTTAAAGTTGAAAGTACATATTGTCCAAAAGAGTTTAATTGTAGTAGACTTGGCAgtatgagttatcctttttcagaATTCAGTAAGCCATATTGTGGATTATCTAAGATTGATTGTAACAACAGTTTACTATATCCAAAAGTTGAGCTTGAAGGGGTGTCATACAATGCATACAAAAAATGGCTATGGGTTAATGGTATCGATCTATCGGACTCGATTCTTGAAGGTTATTTGGCTAGTAGAAGTTGCAAGTCTTTCGAAAGGAACTTGTTGTTTCCTAATACACCTTCAGTATCATTTGGTGTATTCAACAATATCAGTTTGATCAAATGCATGAATGATAGtactagtagtagtagtaatgaGGAGATAGGTGATTATTTTCGACGTTATGAGAATTACTCTTGTGATGGATTTGATGTGTACTATCATAAACCAAGATCAGGTAGAGGTTATAGTATTCCTACTGGTGATGATCTTCCTGCAAACTGCTCGATTATTCGATTGCCGATGAAGTATATTCCACCTGCAGAACCAGTTCCTGGTGATTTGTTTGAGTTGTTAAGTTCTAATTTTACATTAGATTGGGAAGTTTCTAAAGATTGTTCCAAGTGTTTTTATAGAGAAGGGCAATGCCAAAGTGACAGCAAAAATGAGTTCTTTTGCTCTAAAG TGCTTGGTGGTTTTTCGATCATAGCAATCAGCATAGCGATCAATATAATCTGCTGTTGCAAGAAAGGTAATCGAAGATTTTCTAACGTTCTTCCAAGAAGCACCCCTTCAGAGCCCTCAACACGAAGCTGCGATTTAGACAGCGGGTTCTTTGGGGTTCCCATCTTCTCTTATGCTGAACTACAACAAGctaccatgaattttgattcCTCCCGAGAACTCGGGGATGGAGGATATGGAACAGTATACTACG GGAAACTTCAGGATGGGAGAGAAGTTGCCGTAAAACGCCTATACGACCACAATGCTAGGAGAAAGGAGCAGTTTGTAACTGAGATTGAAATTCTAACAAGGCTAAGGCACAAAAATCTTGTTACGCTTTATGGTTGCACGTCTAGACTCAGCGACCAACTCCTACTTGTATACGAGTATGTCCCTAATGGAACGGTAGCTGATCATTTGCACGGTCATAAGGTGAAGGATGGTTCGCTCACCTGGCCTATCCGGATGAAAATTGCTGTTGAAGCTGCCACTGCTCTGGCATATCTGCACGCTTCTGATATAATCCACCGCGATGTAAAGAGTAACAACATACTACTTGATCAAAACTTCTGTGTCAAAGTCGGAGATTTTGGACTTTCAAGACTTCATCAAACTGATATTTCTCACATATCAACTGCACCTCAAGGTACCCCTGGATACGTCGATCCAAAGTACCACGAATGTTACCAGCTTACTGATAAAAGTGATGTTTATAGCTTTGGGGTAGTCCTTGTTGAGCTGCTATCATCCATGCCTGCAGTGGACTTCAGTAGACGTAACGAAGAGATAAACTTGTCTAACTACGCAATAAACAGGATTTTAAGGTGTGCATTCGACGAGTTGATAGACCCGTCCCTTGGTTTTCAGTCTGATGCAGAAGTTAGAAGGATGACTACTTCAGTAGCCGAGATATCATTCCGATGCTTGCAACATGACAAGGACATGAGGCCTACAATGGTTGAAGTACTAGAAACATTGCAAGAAATTCAACATGGTGAGTTTAAACATGATGAGAAAACGGATTGCGATGACAATACTAAAGAGAGTGTACAAGTCCCTCTTTCACCTGAATCAGAAGTAGATACATTATTAAAGAAACTCAACAAGTTTCCAACTTCACCGATTTCTGTAACTCAAGTGTGGATTAGTGGCTCTAGCACAAGTGCCACTAGTACATGA
- the LOC107856748 gene encoding LEAF RUST 10 DISEASE-RESISTANCE LOCUS RECEPTOR-LIKE PROTEIN KINASE-like 1.1 → MDMFSWFSVFIFFHFWCFDSSQGQKTSYLNCTNDFQCGKLTNLSFPFYKSTEHDCGLRKVDCDVSPNPIIELGGVTYQALEKFDVFITLKDTSLDGLLKTHSCKIFDKNVSIPISPSITYRFDRLLNLFKCNSSQKRIHDDFFKSRSYQSYNECEDFILYYNTSLSYYPGFLRSGCSFIRLPVARSSEAKSNDSGLFHLLTDEVVLGWTVSDECNRCYFTGGKCQTDNTTNNFLCSDTNNGAENHRRKVKVIVAASAFIGSLIGLCAIACFLWFYKKKNDSSSILSRNTSGISMIHHELEERCEYLGIPVFSYTELEEATNKFSSSRKLGDGGYGTVYYGKLRDGKELAVKRLYEHNHRQMQQVINEIEILTRLRHPNLVTLYGCTARRSRELFLVYEYISNGTISDHLHGHRAKDRLLTWPIRLKIAIETASALAYLHASDIIHRDVKTNNILLDNEFCVKVADFGLSKLFPNDVTHISTAPQGTPGYVDPQYHECYQLTDKSDVYSFGVVLVELISSKPAIDMNRHMHEISLANYAMNRILKSAYHEVIDPFLGFDTDAEVRRMTKSVTELAFRCLQVVKDMRPTMEEVHETLKTIKDGEWKDYHKKDTDSYHTKPRTVKFRRYPSETDDAVLLKKNIPASPDTVIDTWASSSTTTSTGG, encoded by the exons ATGGATATGTTTTCTTGGTTTTCTGtcttcattttctttcatttttggtGCTTTGATTCATCTCAAGGACAGAAAACATCTTACTTAAACTGTACTAATGACTTCCAATGTGGAAAGTTAACAAATTTGAGCTTTCCTTTCTATAAATCCACTGAACATGATTGTGGATTAAGAAAAGTTGATTGTGATGTTAGTCCAAATCCTATAATTGAATTGGGTGGAGTGACATATCAAGCTCTTGAAAAATTTGATGTGTTTATCACACTTAAGGACACTAGTCTTGATGGACTTTTGAAGACTCACAGCTGCAAGATTTTTGATAAGAATGTGTCCATCCCTATCTCTCCTTCAATCACGTATCGATTCGATCGGTTACTCAATTTGTTCAAATGCAACAGTAGCCAGAAGAGAATACATGATGATTTTTTCAAATCAAGAAGTTATCAAAGTTACAATGAGTGTGAAGATTTCATACTTTACTATAACACATCACTTAGTTATTACCCAGGATTTCTTCGTAGCGGCTGTTCGTTTATACGATTGCCCGTGGCACGGAGTTCAGAAGCGAAATCGAATGATAGTGGATTATTTCATCTGTTAACTGATGAAGTTGTACTAGGATGGACTGTTTCTGATGAGTGTAATAGGTGTTATTTTACAGGAGGCAAGTGTCAAACTGATAATACTACTAACAACTTTCTTTGTTCTGATACCAACAATG GGGCTGAAAATCATCggagaaaggtgaaagtgatAGTTGCAG CTTCAGCATTTATCGGTTCCCTTATTGGACTCTGCGCAATTGCttgttttctatggttttacAAGAAGAAAAATGATTCTTCATCAATTCTTTCAAGAAATACATCTGGTATTTCAATGATTCATCATGAGCTCGAGGAACGTTGTGAATACCTAGGGATCCCGGTATTCTCCTACACAGAACTTGAAGAAGCCACCAATAAATTCAGCTCTTCTAGAAAACTTGGTGATGGAGGTTATGGAACCGTGTACTATG GAAAACTTCGAGATGGAAAAGAACTTGCAGTTAAGAGACTTTACGAGCACAACCACAGGCAAATGCAACAGGTTATCAATGAAATTGAAATTCTTACTCGACTTAGGCATCCGAATCTTGTTACTCTTTATGGATGCACAGCAAGACGTAGCCGTGAACTCTTCCTTGTTTATGAGTACATTTCCAATGGAACAATTTCTGATCACCTGCACGGGCATCGAGCGAAGGATAGGTTACTAACATGGCCTATAAGGCTCAAAATCGCCATAGAAACTGCTAGTGCGTTGGCTTACCTTCATGCTTCCGACATCATACACCGCGATGTCAAGACTAATAACATTCTCCTGGACAATGAGTTCTGTGTCAAAGTAGCAGATTTCGGGCTGTCAAAACTCTTCCCTAATGACGTTACTCATATCTCAACTGCGCCTCAAGGGACCCCGGGATATGTTGATCCTCAGTATCACGAATGTTACCAGCTTACTGATAAGAGTGATGTTTATAGCTTTGGGGTTGTCCTTGTTGAGCTTATATCATCAAAGCCAGCTATAGATATGAATAGACATATGCACGAGATTAGTTTGGCTAACTACGCGATGAACAGGATACTAAAAAGCGCATACCATGAGGTGATCGATCCATTTCTTGGATTTGACACAGATGCTGAAGTTAGAAGGATGACAAAATCAGTCACAGAACTAGCTTTTCGGTGCTTGCAAGTTGTCAAAGACATGAGACCTACAATGGAAGAAGTACATGAAACGTTGAAGACTATAAAAGACGGTGAATGGAAAGATTATCACAAAAAGGATACCGATAGCTATCATACCAAGCCAAGAACTGTAAAATTTCGTCGTTATCCTTCTGAAACAGATGATGCTGTGTTATTGAAGAAAAACATTCCAGCTTCACCTGATACTGTGATTGATACATGGGCTAGTAGCTCCACTACAACTAGTACTGGAGGGTGA